A single Micromonospora luteifusca DNA region contains:
- a CDS encoding alcohol dehydrogenase catalytic domain-containing protein, whose amino-acid sequence MHAAVATGIDAPLSLVERDVPTPGPGEVLVRMTACGVCFTDLNLVRGHFPFARFPVVPGHEITGVVEAVGEGVTFPAVGTAVGAQFLADSCGHCDYCVRGDQILCPAKRITGIVVDGGYAEFAVLKAGFVTPLPAGLDPVAAAPLMCAGITAFNGLRQAGTRPESRVAVIGSGGIGALAIRYAVAMGARVAVLGHSRRAEEQALSLGAEKFIVSSEQDPAAALKDWDGGANVILNAAPTTAAAAAAFGGLAPDGTLVLCGYDNTPLSLPSQPMVLNRLHVMANPSGSPHDLRDTLAFSAAHGILPEITRVSLDQAPATLAAMASGTAHGRSVIVF is encoded by the coding sequence ATGCATGCTGCTGTCGCAACCGGAATCGACGCCCCGTTGTCGCTCGTCGAACGTGACGTGCCCACCCCCGGACCCGGCGAGGTCCTGGTCCGGATGACCGCCTGTGGGGTGTGTTTCACCGACCTGAACCTGGTCCGCGGCCACTTTCCGTTCGCTCGTTTTCCCGTGGTGCCGGGTCACGAGATCACCGGTGTCGTCGAGGCGGTGGGGGAGGGGGTCACCTTCCCGGCGGTGGGTACGGCGGTGGGGGCGCAGTTCCTGGCCGACTCGTGCGGGCACTGCGACTACTGCGTACGCGGTGACCAGATCCTCTGCCCGGCGAAGCGGATCACCGGCATCGTCGTCGACGGCGGGTACGCCGAGTTCGCGGTGTTGAAAGCGGGTTTCGTGACTCCGCTGCCGGCCGGACTGGACCCGGTCGCGGCGGCGCCGCTGATGTGCGCGGGTATCACGGCGTTCAACGGGCTTCGGCAGGCCGGGACCCGCCCGGAGTCACGGGTGGCCGTCATCGGCTCGGGTGGCATCGGAGCGCTGGCGATCCGCTACGCCGTCGCGATGGGCGCTCGCGTCGCGGTCCTGGGGCACTCCCGCCGGGCCGAGGAGCAGGCGTTGTCGCTCGGCGCGGAAAAGTTCATCGTGTCCAGCGAGCAGGACCCCGCCGCGGCGCTGAAGGACTGGGACGGCGGGGCGAACGTGATCCTCAACGCCGCGCCCACCACCGCGGCCGCGGCGGCCGCGTTCGGCGGGCTCGCCCCGGACGGCACGCTGGTGCTCTGCGGCTACGACAACACCCCGCTGAGCCTGCCCAGTCAGCCGATGGTCCTCAACCGACTGCACGTGATGGCCAACCCGTCCGGGTCGCCGCACGACCTCCGCGACACCCTCGCCTTCTCCGCCGCGCACGGGATCCTCCCCGAGATCACCCGCGTCTCCCTCGACCAGGCACCGG
- a CDS encoding alpha/beta fold hydrolase, with protein MPYIRVGEENSTAIELYYEDHGTGQPVVLIHGFPLSGHSWEKQSAELLRAGYRVITYDRRGFGQSSQTALGYDYDTFAGDLNVLLETLDLTNAVLVGFSMGTGEVARYLGRYGSVRIAKVAFLASLEPFLLKTDENPIGAAPREFFEGISEQVRKDRYAYYTAFYADFYNLDENLGSRISEEAVRNSAAVAASGGSYAAAAAPLTWITDFRDDIRAIDVPALILHGTGDRILPIDATGRPFHKALPSADYVEIDGAPHGLLWTHADEVNNALLAFLAK; from the coding sequence ATGCCGTACATCAGGGTGGGCGAAGAGAACAGCACGGCGATCGAGCTGTACTACGAGGACCACGGCACGGGTCAGCCGGTCGTCCTGATCCACGGGTTTCCGCTCAGCGGACACTCGTGGGAGAAGCAGTCGGCCGAGCTGCTCAGGGCCGGCTACCGGGTCATCACCTACGACCGGCGTGGCTTCGGCCAGTCCAGCCAGACGGCTCTCGGGTACGACTACGACACCTTCGCCGGGGACCTGAACGTCCTCCTGGAGACACTTGATCTGACCAACGCCGTACTCGTCGGTTTCTCGATGGGCACCGGCGAGGTCGCCCGGTACCTGGGCCGCTACGGATCGGTGCGGATCGCAAAGGTCGCGTTCCTCGCCTCGCTGGAGCCGTTCCTGCTCAAGACCGACGAGAACCCCATCGGCGCCGCGCCGCGGGAGTTCTTCGAGGGCATCTCCGAGCAGGTGCGCAAGGACCGTTACGCCTACTACACGGCCTTCTACGCCGACTTCTACAACCTCGACGAGAACCTGGGCAGCAGGATCAGCGAGGAAGCCGTCCGGAACAGCGCGGCCGTCGCCGCCAGCGGCGGCTCGTACGCGGCCGCCGCCGCCCCGCTGACCTGGATCACCGACTTCCGTGACGACATCCGCGCCATTGATGTTCCGGCCTTGATCCTGCACGGCACCGGCGACCGCATCCTGCCGATCGACGCCACCGGGCGCCCGTTCCACAAGGCGCTTCCCAGCGCCGACTACGTCGAGATCGACGGTGCGCCCCACGGTCTGCTCTGGACCCACGCCGACGAGGTCAACAACGCGCTGCTCGCCTTCCTCGCCAAGTGA
- a CDS encoding SRPBCC family protein, which yields MQHPRAARGVSWARRDDYRSTAFTTPRTESSMHGETVIAASPERVYAHLVDVSRWPDWLPGVRRAHAPNGIRLGAAFEIEMYGIRLEAVVPEYELNTRFGWIGSSPNMSIYQAWDLVPFPPGTQVVARKVERELTTVVVGNSRVEELYYAHQDALLRLKEVAEAGGPSA from the coding sequence ATGCAGCACCCTCGGGCCGCCCGGGGCGTGTCCTGGGCGCGTAGGGACGACTACCGCTCCACGGCTTTCACGACCCCCCGCACGGAATCCTCGATGCACGGCGAGACCGTCATCGCGGCGTCGCCGGAACGGGTGTACGCACACCTGGTCGACGTCTCTAGGTGGCCCGACTGGCTTCCCGGGGTACGACGCGCGCACGCTCCGAACGGGATTCGGCTTGGCGCGGCGTTCGAGATCGAGATGTACGGGATCCGCCTGGAGGCCGTGGTGCCCGAGTACGAGCTCAACACCCGGTTCGGTTGGATCGGTTCCTCGCCGAACATGAGCATCTACCAGGCGTGGGACCTCGTCCCGTTCCCGCCGGGTACGCAGGTGGTCGCGCGGAAGGTCGAGCGGGAGCTCACGACGGTGGTGGTGGGCAACTCGCGGGTGGAGGAGCTCTACTACGCCCACCAGGACGCGCTACTGCGACTGAAGGAGGTGGCGGAGGCTGGCGGGCCGTCGGCGTGA